The proteins below are encoded in one region of Segatella copri:
- the carA gene encoding glutamine-hydrolyzing carbamoyl-phosphate synthase small subunit, giving the protein MKKVTLVLSDGTKFHGKSFGYDAPVAGEVVFNTAMMGYPESLTDPSYAGQLMTLTFPLVGNYGVPPFTFEENGLPTFMESDKIYASAIIVNDYSEQYSHWNAVESLADWLKREKVPGITGIDTRELTKVLREHGVMMGKILFDDELDNIPEANYEGVNFVDQVSCKEIIRYNEGAGKKVVLVDCGVKANIIRCLINRGVEVIRVPWNYDYTDMDFDGLFLANGPGDPDMCEDAVNIIRKQISQSRKPICGICMGNQLLSKAAGATIYKLKYGHRSHNQPVRMVGTNNCYITSQNHGYAVDAKTLGNDWEELFVNMNDGSNEGIRHKVNPWFSSQFHPEACSGPVDTEFMFDKFVETLK; this is encoded by the coding sequence ATGAAAAAAGTAACCTTAGTTTTGAGCGATGGAACCAAGTTCCATGGCAAATCTTTTGGATATGACGCTCCTGTAGCGGGCGAGGTTGTGTTCAACACAGCCATGATGGGATATCCAGAGAGTTTGACCGACCCTTCTTATGCCGGTCAGTTGATGACACTTACATTCCCTCTCGTGGGTAACTATGGTGTGCCACCATTTACTTTTGAGGAGAATGGTTTGCCAACCTTCATGGAGAGTGACAAGATTTATGCTTCTGCCATCATCGTGAATGATTACAGCGAGCAGTACAGCCACTGGAATGCAGTGGAGAGTCTTGCCGACTGGTTGAAGCGAGAAAAGGTGCCAGGAATTACAGGCATCGATACCCGTGAGTTGACTAAGGTGCTTCGTGAACATGGTGTGATGATGGGTAAGATTCTCTTTGATGATGAACTAGACAACATCCCTGAGGCTAACTATGAGGGTGTAAACTTTGTTGACCAGGTAAGCTGCAAGGAGATTATCCGTTATAACGAGGGTGCCGGCAAGAAGGTGGTTCTCGTTGACTGCGGTGTGAAGGCAAACATCATCCGTTGCCTCATCAACAGAGGCGTAGAGGTGATCCGTGTGCCATGGAATTACGATTACACCGATATGGACTTCGACGGATTGTTCCTGGCAAATGGTCCTGGTGACCCAGATATGTGCGAGGATGCAGTAAACATTATTCGCAAGCAGATCAGTCAGAGCCGCAAGCCTATCTGCGGTATCTGTATGGGTAACCAGTTGCTTTCTAAGGCAGCCGGTGCTACTATCTACAAGTTGAAGTATGGTCACCGTTCACACAACCAGCCTGTGCGCATGGTAGGAACCAACAATTGCTACATCACCTCTCAGAACCACGGTTATGCCGTTGATGCCAAGACATTGGGCAACGACTGGGAGGAACTCTTTGTAAATATGAATGATGGCTCTAACGAGGGTATCCGCCACAAGGTGAACCCTTGGTTCTCAAGCCAGTTCCACCCAGAGGCTTGCTCAGGCCCTGTGGATACAGAGTTCATGTTTGATAAGTTTGTAGAAACACTTAAATAA
- the carB gene encoding carbamoyl-phosphate synthase (glutamine-hydrolyzing) large subunit: MKDENIKKVLLLGSGALKIGEAGEFDYSGSQALKALREEGIETVLINPNIATVQTSEGVADQIYFLPVQPYFVERVIQKEKPDGILLSFGGQTALNCGVELYRQGILEKYNVKVLGTPVQAIMDTEDRELFVEKLDEINVKTIKSEACENIEQARKAAAELGYPVIIRAAYALGGLGSGFADNEEELNKLAEKAFSFSPQVLVEKSLKGWKEIEYEVVRDRYDNCITVCNMENFDPLGIHTGESIVIAPSQTLSNSEYHKLRALAIKIIRHIGIVGECNVQYAFDPKSEDYRVIEVNARLSRSSALASKATGYPLAFVAAKLGMGYGLFELKNSVTKTTSAFFEPALDYVVCKIPRWDLSKFRGVDKELGSSMKSVGEVMAIGRNFEEAIQKGLRMIGQGMHGFVENKELEIDDIDAALREPTDKRVFVISKAMHKGYTVDQIHDLTKIDKWFLEKLKHIIDIDEEMKKCNINTLDQNLLRTAKVYGFTDFQVARAVGLEQELGNMHKAALLVRNKRKSYGILPVVKQIDTLAAEYPAQTNYLYVTYAGVKSDITFENDHRSIVVLGSGAYRIGSSVEFDWCGVQALNTIRKEGWRSVMINYNPETVSTDYDMCDRLYFDELTFERVMDIIEMEQPHGVIVSTGGQIPNNLAMHLDAQNVPILGTAAKDIDNAEDRAKFSQMLTNNGINQPEWSALTSMEDIDNFIERVGFPVLVRPSYVLSGAAMNVCSNEEELKRFLQLAANVSEDHPVVVSKFIEHAKEIEMDAVAKNGEVIAYAISEHIEFAGVHSGDATIQFPPQKLYVETVRRVKRVGRQIAKELHINGPFNIQFMARDNDILVIECNLRASRSFPFVSKVLKINLIELATRVMLGLPVEKPHKNLFDLDYVGIKASQFSFNRLQKADPVLGVDMSSTGEVGCLGDDTSTALLKSMLSVGHRIPAKNILLSTGSAKQKVDLLDAAQMLVKHGYKLYATGGSSKFLTENGIENTRVLWPSEEAEGGAPKALEMLHNHEIDMVVNIPKNLTSSELSNGYKIRRAAIDLNVPLITNSRLASAFIYAFCTTKLEDIDIKAWGEYK, translated from the coding sequence ATGAAAGACGAAAATATAAAGAAGGTGCTCCTCTTAGGTTCTGGAGCCTTGAAGATCGGTGAAGCAGGTGAGTTCGACTACTCAGGTTCGCAGGCCCTGAAGGCATTGCGCGAGGAAGGTATCGAGACTGTGCTCATCAACCCGAATATCGCAACCGTACAGACATCAGAAGGTGTTGCCGACCAGATTTACTTCCTGCCAGTGCAGCCTTACTTCGTAGAGCGTGTCATCCAGAAGGAGAAGCCAGACGGTATCCTCCTCAGCTTCGGTGGTCAGACTGCCCTCAACTGTGGTGTGGAACTCTATCGCCAGGGCATCCTGGAGAAATATAATGTCAAGGTATTGGGTACTCCTGTTCAGGCTATCATGGATACTGAGGACCGTGAGCTCTTCGTAGAGAAGCTGGATGAAATCAACGTGAAGACCATCAAGAGTGAGGCTTGCGAGAACATCGAGCAGGCCCGCAAGGCTGCTGCCGAGCTCGGCTATCCTGTCATTATCCGTGCTGCTTACGCCTTGGGTGGACTCGGTTCTGGTTTCGCAGACAATGAGGAGGAGCTGAACAAACTCGCAGAGAAGGCCTTCTCATTCTCTCCACAGGTATTGGTAGAGAAGAGCTTGAAGGGTTGGAAGGAAATTGAGTATGAGGTGGTTCGCGACCGTTACGACAACTGTATCACAGTTTGTAACATGGAGAACTTCGACCCACTGGGCATCCATACCGGTGAGAGTATCGTCATCGCTCCATCTCAGACCCTGAGCAATTCTGAGTATCATAAGCTCCGTGCCCTCGCCATCAAGATTATCCGTCACATCGGAATCGTGGGTGAGTGTAACGTGCAGTATGCCTTCGACCCTAAGAGCGAGGACTATCGCGTTATCGAGGTGAATGCCCGCTTGAGCCGTTCATCTGCCTTGGCATCTAAGGCTACCGGTTATCCTCTTGCCTTCGTTGCAGCCAAGCTCGGTATGGGTTACGGTCTGTTCGAGTTGAAGAACTCTGTAACCAAGACCACATCAGCTTTCTTCGAGCCAGCATTGGACTACGTGGTTTGTAAGATTCCTCGTTGGGACTTGTCTAAGTTCCGTGGCGTAGATAAGGAGTTGGGTTCATCTATGAAGTCAGTAGGTGAGGTAATGGCCATCGGCCGCAACTTCGAGGAGGCTATCCAGAAGGGTCTTCGTATGATTGGTCAGGGCATGCACGGCTTCGTAGAGAACAAGGAGCTTGAAATCGATGATATCGATGCAGCTTTGCGCGAGCCAACAGATAAGCGTGTGTTCGTGATTTCAAAGGCAATGCACAAGGGCTATACCGTAGATCAGATTCACGACTTGACCAAGATTGACAAGTGGTTCCTGGAGAAGTTGAAGCACATCATCGACATCGACGAGGAGATGAAGAAGTGCAATATCAATACTCTTGACCAGAATCTGCTCCGTACCGCTAAGGTTTATGGTTTCACCGACTTCCAGGTAGCTCGTGCCGTGGGCTTAGAGCAGGAGTTGGGCAACATGCACAAGGCTGCCCTCCTGGTTCGCAACAAGCGCAAGAGCTATGGCATCCTGCCTGTAGTAAAGCAGATTGATACCCTGGCAGCAGAGTATCCTGCTCAGACCAACTACCTCTATGTAACCTACGCTGGCGTGAAGAGTGACATCACCTTCGAGAACGACCACCGTTCTATCGTCGTACTCGGTTCGGGTGCTTACCGCATCGGTTCTTCCGTAGAGTTCGACTGGTGTGGCGTTCAGGCATTGAACACCATCCGCAAGGAGGGTTGGCGCTCAGTGATGATCAACTACAACCCAGAGACCGTATCTACCGACTACGATATGTGCGACCGTCTCTACTTCGACGAGTTGACCTTCGAGCGTGTGATGGATATCATCGAGATGGAGCAGCCTCATGGCGTCATCGTATCTACCGGTGGTCAGATTCCAAACAACCTGGCTATGCACCTGGATGCACAGAACGTGCCAATTCTGGGTACTGCTGCCAAGGACATCGATAATGCAGAGGACCGTGCCAAGTTCTCTCAGATGTTGACCAACAACGGCATCAACCAGCCAGAGTGGAGCGCCCTGACCTCTATGGAGGATATCGACAACTTCATCGAGCGTGTAGGTTTCCCAGTATTGGTTCGTCCTAGCTACGTGCTTTCTGGTGCTGCGATGAACGTATGTTCTAACGAGGAAGAGCTGAAGCGATTCCTGCAGTTGGCAGCCAACGTGAGTGAGGATCACCCAGTGGTAGTAAGTAAGTTTATCGAACATGCCAAGGAGATTGAGATGGATGCAGTGGCAAAGAATGGCGAGGTGATTGCCTATGCCATTTCCGAGCACATCGAGTTTGCCGGTGTTCACTCAGGCGATGCAACCATCCAGTTCCCTCCTCAGAAGTTATATGTTGAGACAGTTCGTCGTGTGAAGCGAGTAGGTCGTCAGATTGCCAAGGAGTTGCACATCAACGGTCCGTTCAACATCCAGTTCATGGCTCGTGACAATGATATTCTCGTTATCGAGTGTAACTTGCGTGCCAGCCGTTCGTTCCCATTCGTAAGCAAGGTATTGAAGATCAACCTCATCGAGTTGGCTACCCGCGTAATGCTCGGTTTGCCAGTAGAGAAGCCACACAAGAACCTCTTCGATCTCGACTATGTAGGTATCAAGGCATCTCAGTTCAGCTTCAACCGTTTGCAGAAGGCAGACCCTGTATTGGGTGTGGATATGAGTTCTACCGGTGAGGTAGGTTGCTTGGGCGACGATACATCTACCGCACTTCTGAAGAGTATGCTTTCTGTGGGTCATCGCATTCCAGCCAAGAACATCCTGCTTTCTACAGGTTCTGCCAAGCAGAAGGTAGATTTGCTCGATGCTGCCCAGATGCTGGTTAAGCATGGTTACAAGCTGTATGCAACCGGTGGTAGTAGCAAGTTCCTCACCGAGAACGGCATTGAGAACACCCGTGTGCTCTGGCCATCAGAGGAGGCAGAAGGCGGTGCACCAAAGGCTTTGGAGATGCTCCACAACCACGAGATTGATATGGTAGTGAATATTCCAAAGAACTTGACCAGCAGCGAGTTGAGCAATGGTTACAAGATTCGTCGTGCTGCCATCGACCTGAACGTGCCATTGATTACCAACAGCCGTCTGGCGAGTGCATTCATCTATGCATTCTGCACCACCAAGCTCGAGGATATCGATATCAAGGCTTGGGGAGAGTATAAATAG
- the pyk gene encoding pyruvate kinase, whose product MKQTKIVASISDRRCDQDFIRKLFFAGMNVVRMNTAHATEEGIRTIVKNVRAVSPHIGIMIDTKGPEVRTTGVKEPIHYNVGDVVKIFGRPEMESSHDIVNVSYPDIAADVKVGDDLLFDDGELDMKIIDSQGPMLVAEVQNEGVLGAHKSVNVPGEHIDLPALTEKDRRNIELAIELDIDFIAHSFVRNAADVKAVQDILDAHNSDIKIISKIENQEGVDNIDEIIDACYGIMVARGDLGIEVPIERIPGIQRRIISKCVKAQKPVIVATQMLHTMIKNPRPTRAEVTDIANAIFYRTDALMLSGETASGKYPVEAVQTMVRIAEQAEKDKSPLNDIDPMEDGKIDQKLFLAHAAIEATKKLGVAGIITDGETGQTARDLAAFRGPNPVLAICYKEKLQRWLNLSYGIIPIHQKDQVSTKAMFTAAVRMLRQKGYLGEEDKIAYLSGSFGEGGGTTFVEINKVKKIFDNSYSFNLPSNGIEDK is encoded by the coding sequence ATGAAACAAACAAAGATTGTCGCTTCCATCAGTGATCGTAGATGTGATCAGGATTTTATCCGAAAACTGTTTTTCGCCGGTATGAACGTTGTTCGTATGAATACTGCTCATGCCACAGAAGAGGGTATACGCACCATCGTAAAGAATGTAAGAGCCGTGTCTCCACATATTGGTATTATGATTGATACCAAAGGTCCTGAGGTGCGAACTACAGGTGTGAAGGAACCTATCCACTACAATGTTGGTGATGTAGTGAAAATCTTTGGACGTCCGGAAATGGAGTCTTCTCATGATATTGTGAATGTGAGCTATCCTGACATCGCAGCCGATGTTAAGGTAGGTGATGATTTGCTCTTCGATGATGGTGAACTCGATATGAAGATTATCGACAGCCAGGGTCCTATGCTGGTTGCCGAGGTTCAGAACGAGGGAGTGCTCGGGGCTCACAAGAGCGTGAATGTGCCGGGAGAGCATATCGACTTGCCTGCACTGACAGAGAAAGACCGCCGAAATATTGAACTCGCTATCGAGTTGGATATTGATTTCATCGCTCACTCTTTTGTGCGCAATGCAGCCGATGTGAAGGCAGTTCAGGATATCTTGGACGCTCACAACAGTGATATCAAGATTATCTCTAAGATTGAAAATCAGGAAGGTGTTGATAATATTGACGAGATTATTGATGCCTGCTATGGTATCATGGTTGCCCGTGGTGACCTGGGTATCGAGGTGCCAATCGAGAGAATTCCAGGCATCCAGCGCCGCATCATCTCTAAGTGTGTGAAGGCGCAGAAACCGGTAATCGTGGCTACACAGATGTTGCATACCATGATTAAGAATCCACGTCCTACCCGTGCTGAGGTAACTGATATTGCCAATGCTATCTTCTATCGCACCGATGCGCTGATGCTTTCTGGTGAGACAGCAAGCGGTAAGTATCCTGTAGAAGCAGTGCAGACCATGGTCCGTATTGCTGAGCAGGCAGAGAAGGACAAGTCTCCACTGAATGATATTGATCCAATGGAAGATGGTAAGATTGACCAGAAACTCTTCCTGGCTCATGCTGCCATTGAGGCTACAAAGAAGTTGGGTGTTGCTGGTATTATTACCGATGGCGAGACCGGTCAGACTGCACGCGACCTGGCAGCCTTCCGTGGTCCAAATCCGGTATTGGCAATCTGCTATAAGGAGAAACTCCAGCGCTGGTTGAATCTGAGCTATGGTATTATTCCAATTCATCAGAAGGATCAGGTTTCTACCAAGGCTATGTTTACCGCAGCGGTACGTATGCTTCGCCAGAAAGGCTACTTAGGTGAGGAGGATAAGATTGCTTATCTGAGCGGTAGCTTTGGAGAGGGTGGAGGCACAACCTTCGTTGAGATTAATAAAGTGAAGAAGATTTTCGATAACAGTTATAGCTTTAATTTGCCATCAAATGGCATCGAAGATAAGTAA
- a CDS encoding amidophosphoribosyltransferase: MEPLKHECGVAMIRLLKPLEYYQQKYGTWMYALNKLYLMMEKQHNRGQEGAGMACVKLGGKPGHEYMFRERAEGKNAVTEIFGKANANFKSLTPEQLADAKFAKEELPFAGELYMGHLRYSTTGKSGIQYVHPFLRRNNWKAKNLCLCGNFNMTNVDEIFEELTKQGQSPRIYSDTYIMLELMGHRLDREVERNFVAAKAMEMQNTDITNYIEDHVKMSNVLKTTMKNFDGGYVVCGITGSGEMFSMRDPWGIRPAFYYKNDEIVVVASERPVLQTTFDLEAEEVQELMPGTALLVKKNGECSIERIMEQKGDSACSFERIYFSRGSDKDIYKERKQLGEQLTQPILKAVDYDVDHTVFSYIPNTAEVAYYGMLSGFKKYLNETKIEQIANLDHVPSKEELYEILGDFVRSEKIAWKDIKLRTFITEGNSRNDLASHVYDVTYGSIEPNVDNLVIIDDSIVRGTTLKESILRILDRLHPKKIVVVSSAPQIRYPDYYGIDMARLEEFCVFRAAIQLLKERKMEDLIKQTYEACKAELAKPKEEQINPVRSIYKPFSTEEINEKIVEMLRPEGMTTPIQLVFQSIEGLREAIPNHKGDWYFTGHYPTPGGTKLCNQSFVNYIENVYHK; encoded by the coding sequence ATGGAACCATTGAAACATGAGTGTGGTGTAGCAATGATCAGATTGCTCAAGCCACTGGAGTATTACCAGCAGAAGTATGGTACTTGGATGTATGCACTCAACAAACTCTATCTGATGATGGAGAAGCAGCACAACCGTGGCCAGGAGGGTGCTGGTATGGCTTGTGTCAAACTGGGCGGTAAGCCTGGTCATGAGTATATGTTCCGTGAGCGTGCAGAGGGCAAGAATGCCGTGACCGAAATCTTCGGCAAGGCGAATGCCAACTTCAAGAGCCTGACTCCCGAGCAGCTTGCTGATGCAAAGTTCGCTAAAGAGGAACTGCCTTTTGCAGGCGAACTTTATATGGGACACCTGCGCTACAGTACCACTGGAAAGAGTGGTATTCAGTATGTGCACCCATTCCTGCGACGTAACAACTGGAAGGCGAAGAACCTCTGCCTTTGTGGTAACTTCAACATGACCAACGTAGATGAAATCTTCGAGGAACTTACCAAGCAGGGCCAGAGTCCTCGCATCTACAGCGACACCTACATCATGCTTGAACTGATGGGCCACCGTCTGGACAGAGAGGTGGAGCGCAACTTCGTAGCTGCAAAGGCGATGGAGATGCAGAATACCGATATCACCAACTATATAGAAGACCACGTGAAGATGAGCAATGTACTCAAGACCACGATGAAGAACTTTGATGGCGGTTATGTGGTTTGCGGTATCACCGGTTCGGGTGAAATGTTCTCTATGCGCGACCCTTGGGGCATCCGTCCTGCGTTCTATTACAAGAACGATGAAATCGTGGTAGTAGCCAGCGAGCGCCCTGTACTCCAGACCACCTTCGACCTGGAAGCAGAGGAAGTGCAGGAACTGATGCCGGGCACGGCGCTTCTCGTGAAGAAGAACGGCGAGTGCAGCATCGAGCGCATCATGGAGCAGAAGGGCGATTCAGCCTGCTCATTCGAGCGCATCTACTTCAGTCGTGGTTCCGACAAGGATATCTATAAGGAGCGTAAGCAGTTGGGCGAGCAGTTGACCCAGCCTATCCTGAAGGCTGTGGATTATGATGTAGACCACACCGTGTTCAGCTATATCCCGAACACTGCCGAGGTGGCTTACTATGGCATGTTGAGCGGTTTCAAGAAGTATCTTAATGAGACCAAGATAGAGCAGATTGCCAACCTCGATCATGTTCCATCAAAAGAAGAATTATACGAAATCCTCGGCGACTTCGTCCGCTCAGAAAAGATAGCATGGAAGGATATCAAACTCCGTACCTTCATCACCGAGGGTAACAGCCGTAACGACCTGGCGAGCCATGTGTATGATGTTACCTACGGAAGCATCGAGCCGAATGTGGATAATCTTGTCATTATCGATGATAGTATCGTGCGTGGTACTACCCTGAAGGAGAGTATTCTCCGCATCCTCGACCGTCTGCATCCTAAGAAGATTGTAGTGGTTTCCAGTGCCCCTCAGATCCGATATCCGGATTACTACGGCATCGATATGGCAAGACTGGAAGAGTTCTGCGTGTTCCGTGCTGCCATCCAGCTTTTGAAAGAGCGCAAGATGGAAGACCTTATCAAGCAGACCTATGAGGCTTGCAAGGCAGAATTGGCAAAGCCAAAGGAGGAGCAGATCAATCCGGTACGCTCCATCTACAAGCCATTCAGCACCGAGGAAATCAACGAGAAGATTGTTGAGATGCTTCGCCCAGAGGGCATGACCACTCCTATCCAGCTTGTATTCCAGAGCATTGAGGGCTTGCGCGAGGCGATTCCAAACCACAAGGGTGACTGGTATTTCACCGGTCATTATCCAACCCCAGGCGGCACGAAGCTCTGCAACCAGTCGTTTGTAAACTACATCGAAAACGTTTATCATAAATAA
- a CDS encoding polysaccharide biosynthesis/export family protein — MKKLVSSVLVALTMLLVLGSCGSTKNVAYFQNADSISLAASRMLYEAKIMPKDELTITVITTDPKAAMPFNLSVSQTLGTGGQLSYGSGSLQGYLVDNDGNIEFPVVGTLHVGGLTKKQAEDLIKNKVKPYLAEKENPIVTVRMGSYHVSVLGEVEKPGIIYAPQEKMSILEALAQCGDLTIYGKRDNVLLIRQDAAGEKHTYRMNLNDANIINSPFYYLQQNDIIYVEPNKVKAQNSSIGSSTTLWFSAVGTLISIASLIVNILR; from the coding sequence ATGAAAAAACTCGTTAGTTCAGTTTTAGTCGCTTTGACTATGCTCTTAGTACTTGGCAGTTGTGGAAGTACTAAGAATGTAGCTTATTTCCAAAATGCAGATTCTATCAGCTTGGCTGCTTCAAGAATGCTTTATGAAGCCAAGATTATGCCTAAGGACGAACTTACAATTACAGTAATTACAACAGATCCAAAGGCTGCCATGCCTTTCAACCTCTCTGTCTCTCAAACATTGGGTACAGGCGGACAGCTGAGTTATGGTAGTGGTTCCCTGCAAGGATATCTGGTTGATAATGATGGTAATATTGAGTTTCCTGTTGTTGGAACCTTGCATGTCGGTGGTTTGACCAAGAAGCAGGCTGAAGATCTCATCAAGAATAAGGTGAAGCCTTATCTGGCAGAAAAAGAAAATCCTATTGTTACGGTTCGCATGGGCAGTTACCATGTATCTGTATTAGGTGAAGTAGAAAAGCCAGGAATTATTTATGCTCCACAGGAGAAGATGAGTATTCTTGAAGCTTTGGCACAGTGTGGCGACTTAACTATCTATGGTAAGCGTGACAATGTATTATTGATTCGTCAGGATGCAGCAGGAGAGAAGCATACTTATCGTATGAACTTGAATGATGCAAATATTATTAATTCACCATTCTATTATCTGCAGCAGAATGATATTATCTATGTAGAACCAAATAAGGTGAAAGCTCAAAACTCATCTATCGGTTCATCTACTACATTGTGGTTCTCTGCCGTTGGTACATTGATTTCTATCGCATCATTGATTGTCAATATCTTGCGATAG
- the glmS gene encoding glutamine--fructose-6-phosphate transaminase (isomerizing), which produces MCGIVGYLGKGEAYPALIKGLKRLEYRGYDSAGVALIGNDGSLNVYKAKGKVADLEAFCSDKDISGHVGIAHTRWATHGEPSAVNAHPHYSSSKNLAMIHNGIIENYADIKKNLIAKGVEFKSETDTEVLVQLIEYIQIKKNLDLLTAVQVALRQVIGAYAIAILDKRNPNQIIAARKQSPLVVGIGKDGEFYLGSDASPIIEYTDKVVYLEDGNIAVMRLGEELQVVNIQNVKLNPEVQTVDIDLGQIEKGGFPHFMLKEIFEQPECLRNCMRGRVVSRTVETRVMTDGDDTTSKKETEMGVVLSSITDHRQQLLNAKRIIIVACGTSWHAGLIGKQMIENYCRIPVEVEYASEFRYRNPVVTKDDVVIAISQSGETADTLAAIKLAKESGAFIYGICNSIGSSIARETDTGTYIHVGPEIGVASTKAFTGQVTVLILLALAIGKERGTISENEYQKITEQLWNIPAKMKEVLKLNNKIADLSRTFTYARNFIYLGRGFQYPVALEGALKLKEISYIHAEGYPAAEMKHGPIALIDSDMPVVVIATHNFMYEKVLSNIQEIKARQGRVIAIVSNGDETISKIADEVIELPETLECLEPLLATIPLQLLAYHVAVCKGKDVDQPRNLAKSVTVE; this is translated from the coding sequence ATGTGTGGCATTGTAGGATATTTAGGTAAGGGTGAGGCTTATCCTGCTCTTATCAAAGGTTTAAAGCGTCTGGAGTACCGCGGATACGATTCTGCGGGAGTTGCCCTTATTGGCAATGACGGCTCTTTGAATGTATATAAGGCAAAGGGTAAGGTGGCGGATCTTGAAGCGTTCTGCTCTGATAAGGATATTTCGGGACATGTGGGTATTGCTCATACTCGTTGGGCTACCCATGGAGAGCCTTCAGCTGTAAATGCTCACCCGCATTATTCCTCTAGCAAGAACCTTGCCATGATTCATAATGGAATCATTGAAAACTATGCCGATATCAAGAAGAATCTCATTGCTAAGGGAGTAGAGTTTAAGAGCGAGACGGATACTGAGGTTCTCGTTCAGCTGATTGAATATATTCAGATAAAGAAAAATCTCGACTTGCTGACTGCCGTTCAGGTGGCTCTCCGTCAGGTAATCGGAGCCTACGCTATCGCTATTCTTGATAAGCGTAACCCTAATCAGATCATTGCTGCCCGTAAGCAGAGTCCGTTGGTTGTAGGTATCGGAAAGGATGGTGAGTTTTATCTCGGTTCTGATGCCAGTCCTATCATCGAATATACAGATAAGGTGGTTTATCTGGAGGATGGTAACATTGCTGTGATGCGCCTCGGTGAGGAATTGCAGGTGGTGAACATCCAGAACGTTAAACTCAACCCTGAGGTACAGACCGTAGACATTGATCTCGGTCAGATAGAGAAGGGCGGTTTCCCTCACTTTATGTTGAAGGAAATTTTTGAGCAGCCAGAGTGCCTTCGTAACTGTATGCGTGGTCGTGTAGTTAGCCGCACAGTGGAAACTCGCGTAATGACTGATGGCGACGATACAACCAGCAAGAAGGAGACTGAGATGGGTGTCGTGCTCAGTTCCATTACCGACCATCGCCAGCAGCTTCTCAATGCCAAGCGAATCATCATCGTGGCTTGTGGTACATCATGGCATGCCGGACTTATCGGCAAGCAGATGATAGAGAACTATTGCCGCATCCCTGTGGAAGTGGAATATGCATCTGAATTCCGTTACCGTAATCCTGTGGTAACGAAGGATGATGTGGTCATCGCCATTTCCCAGAGTGGTGAAACCGCTGATACCCTGGCTGCCATCAAGCTTGCCAAGGAGAGCGGTGCGTTTATCTATGGTATCTGTAACTCCATCGGTTCTTCCATCGCACGAGAGACAGATACAGGTACCTATATTCACGTAGGTCCGGAGATTGGTGTTGCCTCTACCAAGGCGTTCACTGGTCAGGTTACCGTCCTTATCCTTCTGGCACTTGCCATCGGTAAGGAGAGGGGAACCATCAGCGAAAATGAATATCAGAAGATTACAGAACAGCTTTGGAACATTCCTGCCAAGATGAAGGAAGTGTTGAAGCTCAACAATAAGATAGCTGACTTGAGCCGTACGTTTACATACGCTCGCAATTTCATCTATCTGGGCCGTGGATTCCAGTATCCTGTGGCCCTTGAGGGTGCATTGAAGTTGAAGGAGATTAGCTACATCCACGCTGAGGGTTATCCTGCAGCGGAGATGAAACATGGCCCTATCGCATTGATTGACAGCGATATGCCAGTGGTAGTTATTGCTACCCACAACTTCATGTACGAGAAGGTCTTGTCTAATATCCAGGAGATCAAAGCCCGTCAGGGTCGTGTTATTGCTATTGTCAGCAATGGCGATGAAACCATTTCCAAGATTGCCGACGAAGTGATTGAACTCCCTGAGACCTTGGAGTGCTTGGAGCCATTATTGGCTACCATTCCTTTGCAGCTCTTGGCTTACCATGTAGCTGTATGTAAGGGCAAGGACGTTGACCAACCTAGAAACTTGGCCAAGTCAGTTACTGTAGAATAA